Proteins from a genomic interval of Staphylococcus debuckii:
- a CDS encoding Na+/H+ antiporter subunit D yields the protein MNNLLLVPLLVPLITGLVLFFFKERLMVTRRIAITMLIVTTAVSIYLLIHVFNTKPLVINFGDWKPPFGIQFVGDTLALFFTTIANFVVTVIIYFGFGKKEHLANRYFLPSFILFMLTGVNGSFLTADIFNLYVMFEIMLISSFVLLTLGQTLEQLRASVIYVVMNVVSSWFFLIGIAYLYGTLGTLNFGHLAMRLTESGQPPAMTMVAIMMIFVFGGKAALVMFMWLPKAYAALNTELAALFAGLMTKVGVYALIRVMTLLFNHQPDITHQLMYYMAIITMIIGAVGVLGYEDVKKIAAYQVILSIGFSVMGISVLNEAGITGAIYYAGHDIIIKTLLFLVLGVFVVQCNSRSYKNVGGLIHVHPSLGIIFFILTLSIGGVPPFSGFPGKVLIIQGALEKGYITGVVVLVLTSIIAMYSLLRIFFVMYFGREDIPKVHPVPLPTHKIIAMFLLTAATVLMGVCGEWFLDFARQAAELNLHPSEYIKAIIPNVKVEVD from the coding sequence ATGAATAACTTATTGCTCGTTCCCTTATTAGTCCCGCTGATTACCGGACTCGTCTTATTCTTCTTCAAGGAACGTTTGATGGTCACACGGCGTATTGCGATTACGATGTTGATAGTGACGACAGCTGTGTCAATCTACTTGTTAATCCATGTCTTTAATACCAAACCGCTCGTCATCAACTTTGGAGATTGGAAGCCGCCATTCGGAATTCAATTTGTCGGCGATACCTTGGCACTCTTTTTCACTACTATCGCCAACTTTGTCGTCACGGTCATTATTTATTTCGGTTTCGGAAAAAAGGAACACTTGGCCAACCGCTATTTCTTACCGTCTTTCATATTGTTTATGTTAACAGGGGTGAATGGCAGTTTCTTAACCGCCGATATCTTTAATTTATATGTCATGTTCGAAATTATGCTGATTTCCTCGTTTGTACTTTTAACCTTAGGCCAAACCTTGGAGCAACTGCGTGCCAGTGTGATTTATGTCGTTATGAACGTAGTCAGTTCATGGTTCTTCTTGATCGGCATTGCGTATTTATATGGGACACTCGGTACATTGAACTTCGGACATTTAGCGATGCGTTTGACTGAAAGTGGCCAACCGCCTGCCATGACGATGGTGGCGATTATGATGATTTTCGTCTTCGGCGGCAAGGCAGCACTCGTCATGTTTATGTGGTTGCCGAAAGCGTATGCGGCATTGAATACAGAACTCGCAGCACTCTTTGCAGGTTTAATGACGAAAGTCGGTGTTTACGCATTAATTCGCGTCATGACCTTGCTCTTTAATCATCAGCCGGATATCACGCACCAATTAATGTACTATATGGCGATTATTACTATGATTATCGGGGCAGTCGGTGTCTTAGGTTATGAAGATGTGAAGAAAATTGCAGCCTACCAAGTGATATTATCCATCGGTTTTTCCGTGATGGGTATCAGTGTATTGAATGAAGCGGGTATTACCGGAGCTATTTATTACGCAGGTCACGACATCATCATTAAAACCTTACTCTTCTTAGTCTTAGGTGTCTTTGTGGTTCAATGCAACTCACGCAGTTACAAGAACGTGGGCGGCTTGATTCATGTGCATCCGAGCCTCGGCATTATCTTCTTTATCCTAACACTATCGATTGGAGGAGTACCGCCCTTCAGCGGATTCCCTGGTAAAGTCTTGATTATTCAAGGCGCCTTGGAAAAAGGCTATATCACCGGCGTCGTAGTCTTAGTGCTCACAAGTATTATTGCTATGTACAGCTTACTGCGAATCTTCTTCGTGATGTATTTCGGCAGAGAAGATATTCCGAAAGTACATCCTGTACCATTGCCGACACACAAGATTATCGCTATGTTTCTATTGACTGCAGCGACTGTATTGATGGGCGTCTGTGGCGAATGGTTCTTAGATTTCGCACGCCAAGCAGCAGAATTAAATTTGCATCCAAGCGAGTACATTAAAGCAATTATTCCCAATGTGAAAGTGGAGGTGGATTGA
- a CDS encoding 5,10-methylene-tetrahydrofolate dehydrogenase, with the protein MEQLVVGIVAAPGIANKLSHKMVDALPDLLSKYISSQYKWKIEVIVNALTGSAEEADKAYQKTEDYLDRYNWNYIISLTDLPLFHDNEAVIAVDINEENGASMISIPAYGWRPLTKRLEKTIITVIHEINLQFSDHAKDDNEKDDEERQKEYRNIFPFSNLRKIRTYADETHTMHIRYIVASKISGNLRLLSGMTFANNPLRLMQSMNSVIAIAFTTGASGMIFSTMWQLGNTFTAGRLTVLSLFAIIGMIAWIILAHNLWESTRYSQNRKITRLYNMTTLTTLGTSVLIYYIVLMLLYIIAALILLPSGFLGRQLELKHAAPFSLYIFIAWFAASISTIAGAIGAGMRNEKLVRESTYGSRQQMRKALSKEKSKEQ; encoded by the coding sequence GTGGAACAGTTAGTAGTAGGCATCGTGGCTGCGCCTGGTATTGCCAATAAACTCTCGCATAAAATGGTAGATGCATTGCCTGACTTGCTTTCAAAATATATTTCGTCTCAATATAAATGGAAAATTGAAGTCATAGTCAACGCATTAACCGGCTCAGCTGAAGAAGCTGATAAAGCCTATCAAAAAACAGAAGACTACTTAGACCGCTATAATTGGAATTATATTATCAGTTTAACCGATTTGCCTTTGTTTCATGATAATGAAGCGGTTATCGCTGTGGATATCAACGAAGAAAACGGCGCGAGTATGATTTCTATTCCAGCATATGGTTGGCGCCCCCTTACTAAACGTCTAGAAAAAACCATCATCACCGTTATCCATGAAATCAATCTTCAATTTAGTGATCATGCCAAAGATGATAATGAAAAAGATGATGAAGAACGCCAGAAAGAGTATCGCAATATCTTTCCTTTTTCTAACTTAAGAAAAATACGGACCTATGCAGACGAAACACATACCATGCATATCCGGTATATTGTAGCTTCGAAAATCAGCGGCAACTTACGTTTATTAAGCGGAATGACTTTCGCCAATAACCCGCTGCGTCTGATGCAAAGTATGAACAGTGTCATCGCTATTGCCTTTACAACCGGTGCTTCAGGGATGATTTTCTCTACGATGTGGCAACTCGGCAATACTTTTACAGCAGGAAGATTAACCGTACTTTCCCTCTTTGCTATTATCGGTATGATTGCTTGGATTATCTTGGCGCATAACTTATGGGAATCCACGCGTTATAGTCAAAACCGCAAAATCACGCGATTATATAATATGACGACGTTGACGACGCTGGGAACGTCCGTGTTGATTTATTACATTGTCTTAATGCTGCTCTACATTATTGCGGCATTAATCTTGTTGCCATCCGGCTTCTTAGGACGGCAACTCGAATTGAAACATGCAGCACCGTTCTCACTTTATATCTTTATTGCCTGGTTCGCAGCCTCTATTTCAACTATCGCAGGTGCTATTGGAGCAGGTATGCGTAATGAGAAACTCGTGCGCGAAAGTACGTATGGCTCACGCCAACAAATGCGTAAAGCTTTGAGTAAAGAAAAAAGTAAAGAACAATAA
- a CDS encoding monovalent cation/H+ antiporter subunit B: MKENDIVLETISKVAVFIILTFGAYIFLAGHDNPGGGFIGGLVFSSAFILMFLAFDVQKVVRSLPIDFRAVTISGCLLSIATAVVPIFFGHPLLSHEDVYVTLPLLEKIHLSSVTIFEFGILLTVVGAVTTIMLAISGDKS; encoded by the coding sequence ATGAAAGAAAATGATATTGTTCTGGAAACCATCTCGAAAGTAGCGGTATTTATTATTCTGACTTTCGGTGCGTATATCTTTCTTGCAGGACATGATAATCCAGGCGGCGGCTTTATCGGCGGCTTGGTTTTCAGCTCAGCCTTTATTCTGATGTTCTTAGCCTTTGATGTACAGAAAGTAGTGAGATCGCTTCCGATAGACTTCCGGGCAGTGACTATTTCAGGTTGTCTGCTGTCTATTGCTACAGCCGTAGTCCCAATTTTCTTTGGCCATCCGCTGCTCTCTCACGAAGATGTGTACGTCACTTTACCCTTGTTGGAAAAGATACACCTTTCAAGTGTCACGATATTTGAATTCGGTATTTTACTGACCGTAGTAGGTGCCGTCACAACCATTATGTTAGCGATAAGTGGTGATAAAAGTTGA
- a CDS encoding monovalent cation/H+ antiporter complex subunit F, giving the protein MIETIIMWMIHAALVIYGLAVIVAMYRVVKGPTTPNRVVAFDSIGAMVISIVGLLSIVLDTLSFLDASLIIAILAFLSTIGISRFVEGGRIFESKRDR; this is encoded by the coding sequence ATGATTGAAACCATTATTATGTGGATGATACACGCAGCACTCGTGATTTACGGACTCGCAGTCATCGTCGCAATGTACCGCGTCGTCAAAGGACCGACCACACCTAATAGAGTCGTTGCTTTCGATTCAATCGGTGCCATGGTCATTTCAATCGTAGGACTCTTAAGCATTGTGCTAGATACATTGAGCTTCTTAGATGCCAGCCTAATTATCGCTATCTTAGCCTTCTTGAGTACGATCGGCATTTCACGTTTCGTGGAAGGGGGACGCATCTTTGAATCTAAACGAGATCGTTAG
- a CDS encoding tyrosine-type recombinase/integrase, with translation MECVVPIKDKAHIEAMYQVLQQHSQRDYLLLSFAIHTGVKLSTLLSLRVADVVEHHRNEADDQTLHTIHTQDIIQSWSNPQFPEIVVPLPSSLRQALAVYISQGDCTLQSFLFQSSRTKKQLSRQQAYRIIHQAAEEVELAHIGLQSLRKTFAYHAYQAGTPVTVIQKYLGHQSLAETIKFMDVPYVSKAIEIHLDI, from the coding sequence ATGGAATGTGTGGTGCCGATTAAAGATAAAGCGCACATCGAAGCGATGTATCAAGTTTTGCAGCAGCACAGCCAACGTGACTATTTATTGTTAAGCTTTGCGATACATACGGGAGTGAAATTGAGTACACTGCTTAGTCTGCGTGTTGCAGATGTGGTAGAACATCACCGAAATGAAGCGGATGATCAAACGCTACACACTATCCATACCCAAGACATTATTCAATCATGGTCAAATCCGCAATTCCCTGAAATTGTAGTACCGCTTCCATCCTCATTACGTCAAGCTTTGGCTGTGTATATCTCACAAGGGGACTGCACTCTCCAGAGTTTTCTTTTCCAGTCGAGTAGAACGAAGAAGCAGTTGTCACGTCAGCAGGCGTATCGTATTATTCATCAGGCTGCGGAGGAGGTTGAGCTGGCGCATATTGGTTTGCAGTCGTTGCGCAAGACGTTTGCGTATCATGCTTATCAGGCGGGCACTCCGGTTACGGTGATTCAGAAGTATCTGGGGCATCAGTCGCTGGCTGAAACGATTAAGTTTATGGATGTGCCGTATGTGTCGAAGGCGATTGAGATTCATTTGGATATTTAA
- a CDS encoding Na+/H+ antiporter subunit E, whose protein sequence is MLAQLTLNILIAFLWTLFQDEDKFHLSTFIAGYLIGIVIVYLIHRFFFKRVFYLKKVWVIFKFIIVYNVQLIISSFSTINYILFKSDDMNPGLLIYETSLKRDWAITLLTLLIMLTPGSLVLRISPDGSRFFIHAIDVSERDKAILTKQIKKYERLIWEVLK, encoded by the coding sequence ATGTTAGCACAATTAACGTTAAATATTTTAATCGCATTCTTGTGGACGTTATTCCAAGATGAAGATAAGTTTCATTTGTCCACTTTCATTGCCGGCTATTTAATTGGTATTGTAATTGTTTATTTAATACATCGTTTCTTCTTCAAACGCGTATTCTATTTAAAGAAAGTTTGGGTGATATTTAAATTTATTATCGTTTATAATGTGCAGTTGATTATTTCTAGTTTCTCAACCATTAATTATATTCTCTTTAAATCCGATGATATGAATCCAGGTTTATTAATTTATGAAACTTCTTTAAAGAGAGATTGGGCAATTACCTTATTGACCTTGCTGATTATGTTGACGCCAGGTTCATTAGTATTACGGATATCACCAGACGGTAGTCGCTTCTTTATTCACGCAATCGATGTATCAGAAAGAGACAAAGCCATTTTAACGAAACAAATTAAAAAATATGAACGCTTAATCTGGGAGGTGCTCAAATGA
- a CDS encoding D-lactate dehydrogenase: protein MTRIKFFGTRDYEKDMALNWAKENDVEVSFSDDFLSYDTLDQLEGFDGVTTMQFGKLEPEAYPKLEEMGIKQIAQRTAGFDMYDLDLAKKHGIIVSNVSSYSPETIAEYAVAAALNLVRHFPQIEKRVQDYNFTWEAPIMSKPVKNMTVAIIGTGRIGALTGELFAGFGAKVVGYDLYPNDSLDFLEYKDSIEEAVKDADIVSLHMPATKENHHAFNKEMFDKFKDGAVLVNAARGAMVDTEAMIDAIDSGKLLGAAVDTYEFEMPYFTFDWSDKELEDDTFKRLIENERIQLTPHIAFFSDEAVRNLVEGGLNAALNVINTGDTPTRLN from the coding sequence ATGACAAGAATTAAGTTTTTTGGTACACGCGATTATGAAAAAGACATGGCTTTAAATTGGGCTAAGGAAAATGATGTGGAAGTTTCATTTTCAGATGACTTTTTAAGCTATGATACTTTAGATCAACTTGAAGGATTTGACGGGGTTACAACAATGCAGTTCGGCAAACTTGAACCTGAAGCTTATCCTAAGTTAGAGGAAATGGGAATTAAACAAATCGCGCAACGTACTGCAGGATTTGATATGTACGACTTAGATTTAGCTAAAAAACACGGCATCATCGTATCAAATGTTTCTAGCTACTCTCCAGAAACAATTGCTGAATACGCAGTAGCGGCTGCATTGAACCTTGTACGTCATTTCCCACAAATTGAAAAACGCGTTCAAGATTACAACTTCACTTGGGAAGCACCAATCATGTCTAAACCAGTGAAAAATATGACAGTTGCTATCATCGGAACAGGCCGTATCGGTGCCTTGACTGGTGAATTATTTGCAGGTTTCGGTGCGAAAGTTGTAGGTTATGACTTATATCCTAATGATTCATTAGATTTCTTAGAATATAAAGATTCAATTGAAGAAGCGGTTAAAGATGCAGATATCGTATCATTGCATATGCCAGCTACTAAAGAAAATCATCACGCATTCAATAAAGAAATGTTTGATAAATTCAAAGACGGTGCTGTATTAGTCAATGCTGCACGTGGCGCAATGGTAGATACTGAAGCAATGATTGATGCTATAGACAGTGGTAAATTATTAGGTGCTGCAGTGGATACGTATGAATTCGAAATGCCATACTTCACTTTTGATTGGTCTGATAAAGAATTAGAAGACGACACATTCAAACGCTTAATCGAAAATGAAAGAATTCAATTGACACCACATATCGCATTCTTCTCAGATGAAGCGGTACGTAACTTAGTTGAAGGCGGTTTAAACGCTGCATTGAACGTTATTAACACAGGCGATACACCAACTCGCTTGAACTAA
- a CDS encoding DUF2316 family protein, with amino-acid sequence MSLNKEQRAITSEELKAHFAKSTLSKADLADALDVSVEDIEHVLAMKAPKFGAKLQRFIHLVWDVRDEINHEIRKHGKEPAPYTYLKGEKEDYWFLQ; translated from the coding sequence ATGTCACTGAATAAAGAACAACGCGCAATAACCAGTGAGGAACTCAAAGCACACTTTGCAAAATCAACATTAAGCAAAGCGGATTTAGCAGATGCTTTAGATGTTTCAGTTGAAGACATTGAGCATGTGTTAGCAATGAAAGCACCTAAATTCGGTGCGAAGTTACAAAGATTTATCCATCTCGTATGGGATGTACGAGATGAAATTAATCATGAAATTCGTAAACACGGTAAAGAACCCGCACCTTATACCTATTTAAAAGGAGAGAAAGAAGACTACTGGTTCTTGCAATAA
- a CDS encoding Na+/H+ antiporter subunit G, translating into MNLNEIVSLFAAVLILLGSIVALISAIGIVKFKDVFLRAHAATKSSTLSVLLSLTGVFIYFLMLRDYFSVRTLLTILFLYLTSPVAGQMIVRAAYNIGSYMYMKDSQRKGTSLNIAYNRKEALKNRKLRAARRKEITEAFRKGEREPTISYKPYKKKK; encoded by the coding sequence TTGAATCTAAACGAGATCGTTAGTTTATTCGCAGCAGTTCTAATACTCCTAGGTTCCATCGTTGCCTTGATCAGCGCCATTGGTATCGTCAAATTCAAAGACGTCTTCTTACGCGCACACGCAGCGACTAAGAGCTCCACACTATCCGTGCTGCTCTCCTTGACCGGCGTCTTTATCTACTTCCTGATGTTGCGCGATTACTTCAGCGTCCGCACCTTGCTGACCATACTTTTCCTATATCTGACCTCGCCAGTAGCAGGACAGATGATTGTACGAGCAGCCTATAACATAGGTTCTTATATGTATATGAAAGACTCTCAGAGAAAAGGTACTTCCTTGAACATCGCCTACAATCGTAAAGAGGCGCTTAAGAACCGTAAATTGCGCGCAGCCAGAAGAAAAGAAATTACAGAAGCCTTCAGAAAAGGGGAAAGAGAACCAACTATCAGTTATAAGCCCTATAAAAAGAAAAAATAA
- a CDS encoding DUF4040 family protein has product MSLLWLFVFVMVIMLVILLTNMKVHPSRTLEPDIPTETGADATVQQTQLFSKQPFARFSGWIALIAPVVSAVYFILAISHIADGRLTTVSLPWMPAIDLDLAFRLDGLSMIFALLITLIGTGVVLYANAYLSKAHDDLPRFYFYLILFMFAMLGVVLADNTILLYVFWELTSIASFLLISYWYNRQASQDGALKSFLITVFGGMFMLIGFIIIYSISGTNTISELVTQTDTLSQSPWYPFAVVCILIGAFTKSAQFPFHIWLPDAMEAPTPVSAYLHSATMVKAGLYLLFRFTPILSYAPWVGYIVITVGIVTLAVGSFVAVGQRDLKGLLAYSTISQLGMIMSMVGFGMLTYSLHRSFVEFFVISLFAGLFHLINHALFKSVLFMGVGIIDHETGTRNLANLGGLRKVLPVTATIMTISAMAMAGLPFFNGFLSKEMFFTTLVNAGKLPIDDQIFMSVMLVIAVGASVLTFVYSLRMVKDTFCGPLKRDKLPQVPGHEPVSMYLAPVIIVCGLPLFFIIPNILGKYLITPALRDINHTATVVKYIPHVEAWHGFTTELLITLVIYTVGILLLWRSHWMEVYNKLPSILSINTLYNAMLKWSEGFSRRNMQTMMNNKLNQYLHVIYLMFFGMLVYGFVKVGWIPIKGFKMTPFTWFEILVLVNIAILSAALLYIRERMAMVILNGVIGYSIAIVFILMKAPDLAMTQLVIETITTILFLLVFYHLPNVQRDKVQWGREAVKLVIAFMMAIFVMTFVVIALQDPPFQKISQFYENSYDLAGSKNIVNAILGDFRALDTMLEGIVIMIVGLGIFALVKFKIRKGESNERK; this is encoded by the coding sequence ATGAGCCTCTTATGGTTGTTTGTTTTTGTGATGGTCATCATGTTGGTCATTTTGTTGACGAATATGAAAGTGCATCCCTCACGGACATTAGAACCTGATATTCCAACTGAAACTGGTGCGGACGCTACAGTGCAGCAGACGCAGCTGTTTAGTAAGCAGCCGTTTGCACGTTTCTCAGGTTGGATTGCCCTCATTGCCCCTGTCGTCAGTGCTGTGTATTTTATATTAGCGATTTCACATATAGCTGACGGCCGTTTAACTACAGTTTCACTGCCTTGGATGCCCGCCATTGATTTAGATTTAGCGTTTCGACTGGACGGGTTATCGATGATATTTGCTTTGTTGATCACCTTGATAGGAACAGGTGTAGTATTATATGCCAATGCGTATTTATCGAAAGCACATGACGACTTGCCAAGATTCTATTTTTATTTAATTTTATTTATGTTCGCCATGCTCGGTGTAGTGTTAGCAGATAATACTATATTGCTGTATGTATTTTGGGAATTAACGAGTATTGCCTCATTTTTATTAATTTCTTATTGGTATAATCGCCAAGCGAGTCAGGACGGAGCGTTGAAGTCCTTCTTGATTACGGTATTCGGCGGTATGTTCATGCTGATCGGATTCATTATTATTTATAGTATTTCTGGCACTAATACGATTTCTGAATTGGTAACCCAAACAGACACGTTGAGCCAATCGCCTTGGTATCCTTTTGCAGTGGTGTGTATTTTAATCGGCGCCTTTACCAAATCTGCTCAGTTTCCTTTTCATATTTGGCTGCCGGATGCAATGGAGGCGCCGACACCAGTCAGTGCTTATTTGCATTCTGCCACGATGGTTAAAGCTGGATTGTATCTCTTGTTCCGCTTCACTCCGATTTTAAGTTATGCCCCATGGGTCGGCTACATTGTCATCACAGTCGGTATCGTCACGTTAGCAGTCGGTTCGTTTGTGGCAGTCGGACAACGCGATTTGAAAGGGTTATTAGCCTATTCCACTATCAGTCAACTCGGCATGATTATGTCTATGGTTGGTTTCGGTATGTTGACGTACAGTCTGCACCGATCTTTTGTAGAATTTTTCGTTATCAGCCTCTTTGCGGGTCTCTTCCATCTCATTAACCATGCACTGTTTAAGAGCGTCTTGTTCATGGGCGTCGGTATTATCGATCATGAAACGGGCACAAGAAATCTTGCCAACTTAGGTGGTTTGAGAAAAGTATTACCAGTAACAGCAACAATCATGACCATCAGTGCGATGGCCATGGCAGGTTTACCGTTCTTCAATGGCTTCTTATCAAAAGAAATGTTCTTTACTACTTTAGTCAATGCAGGAAAGTTGCCCATAGATGATCAAATCTTTATGAGTGTAATGTTGGTCATTGCAGTAGGTGCCAGTGTTTTAACCTTTGTTTATAGTTTGAGAATGGTGAAAGATACGTTCTGCGGACCTTTGAAAAGGGATAAATTGCCGCAGGTACCTGGTCATGAACCGGTGTCGATGTATCTTGCACCGGTCATTATCGTGTGCGGTCTCCCGTTATTTTTCATCATTCCGAATATCTTAGGAAAGTATCTGATTACTCCAGCTTTACGCGATATCAACCATACCGCGACCGTAGTAAAATATATTCCGCATGTTGAAGCGTGGCATGGATTTACTACAGAATTACTCATTACTTTAGTTATTTATACAGTCGGTATCTTGCTGTTATGGCGTTCGCATTGGATGGAAGTATATAACAAGCTGCCTTCTATCTTGAGTATCAATACGCTGTATAATGCGATGTTGAAATGGAGTGAAGGTTTTAGTCGCCGTAATATGCAGACGATGATGAATAACAAATTGAACCAATACTTGCATGTGATTTATCTGATGTTCTTCGGCATGCTAGTCTATGGATTCGTCAAAGTAGGATGGATTCCAATTAAAGGATTTAAAATGACGCCGTTCACTTGGTTCGAAATCTTAGTCTTAGTGAATATCGCTATTCTTTCAGCGGCTTTATTATACATTCGTGAACGGATGGCGATGGTTATTTTGAATGGGGTGATCGGTTATTCGATTGCCATTGTATTTATTTTGATGAAAGCACCTGATTTAGCAATGACTCAATTAGTTATTGAAACTATTACGACGATTCTCTTCTTGCTGGTATTCTATCACTTACCGAACGTGCAGCGTGATAAGGTGCAGTGGGGGAGAGAAGCGGTGAAGTTGGTTATTGCATTCATGATGGCGATTTTCGTCATGACTTTTGTCGTGATTGCATTACAAGATCCTCCATTCCAAAAGATTTCGCAGTTTTATGAGAACAGCTATGATTTAGCCGGTTCGAAAAATATTGTCAATGCGATTCTCGGAGATTTCCGTGCACTGGATACGATGCTGGAGGGTATCGTGATTATGATTGTCGGACTCGGTATCTTCGCGTTAGTCAAATTCAAGATCAGAAAGGGTGAGTCGAATGAAAGAAAATGA
- a CDS encoding Na(+)/H(+) antiporter subunit C: MNVILIMIIGILTFAGTYMILSKNLIRIVLGTAIYTHVANLVILAMSGFNGKNVPIINGEGRNFVDPLPQALILTAIVIGFAVTAFLLVLVYRTYKVTRVNRIEALSGEDDDVDE, encoded by the coding sequence TTGAATGTCATACTCATTATGATTATAGGAATTTTAACCTTTGCAGGAACGTATATGATTCTATCTAAAAACTTAATCCGTATTGTCTTAGGAACGGCCATTTACACCCATGTCGCCAATTTAGTGATCTTAGCTATGAGCGGCTTTAACGGTAAAAATGTACCGATTATCAATGGTGAAGGGCGCAACTTTGTAGACCCGTTGCCCCAAGCATTGATTTTAACAGCGATTGTCATCGGTTTTGCGGTGACAGCTTTCTTGCTCGTATTAGTTTACAGAACTTACAAAGTTACACGTGTAAACCGTATTGAAGCCTTGAGCGGAGAGGATGATGACGTCGATGAATAA
- a CDS encoding NAD-dependent formate dehydrogenase: protein MKIVALFPEATKSTQLLSKQEALGLPEFLKGTDNELILVSSNEEVEQYVEDMDVVISSPFLPAYITKERIEKAKNLKYAITAGIGSDHVDIEAAAEHGIVVAEVTGSNNESVAEQNVLETLLLLRNYEEGHRQAIEGEWDLPLVGSGAFELQEKKIGIFGFGRIGQLTAQCLKAFGVDLRYNDPFRKEDVEKEMGIKYLPFDELVETSDVIIIQSPLTPDTKGKFDKSVIDKMQKGTVLVNCARGSIVDKDAVTEAVKDGHIRYGGDVWFPQPAPKDHPWRSLKNSGMTVHYSGMTVEAQKRIQKGVEEMLTNAMEGTSIRPEYVIVDNNKVASQSYQTKKDK, encoded by the coding sequence ATGAAAATTGTAGCATTATTCCCAGAAGCAACAAAATCTACTCAATTATTATCTAAACAAGAAGCTTTAGGTTTACCTGAATTCTTGAAAGGTACTGACAACGAACTTATCTTGGTATCAAGCAATGAGGAAGTTGAACAATATGTTGAGGATATGGACGTTGTAATTTCTTCTCCATTCTTACCTGCTTATATTACTAAAGAAAGAATTGAAAAAGCTAAAAATCTTAAATATGCGATTACAGCTGGTATCGGTTCTGACCATGTAGATATTGAAGCAGCTGCAGAACATGGTATTGTTGTTGCAGAAGTAACAGGTAGTAACAATGAAAGTGTTGCTGAACAAAATGTTCTAGAAACATTATTATTGCTTAGAAACTATGAAGAAGGCCATAGACAAGCAATTGAAGGCGAATGGGACTTACCATTAGTAGGTTCTGGCGCATTTGAATTACAAGAGAAAAAAATTGGTATCTTCGGCTTTGGACGTATCGGTCAATTAACTGCTCAATGCTTGAAAGCATTCGGCGTAGACTTACGTTATAACGATCCATTCCGTAAAGAAGATGTAGAAAAAGAAATGGGCATCAAATATCTACCATTTGATGAATTAGTGGAAACTTCTGATGTTATCATCATTCAATCTCCACTTACTCCTGATACAAAAGGTAAATTTGATAAATCCGTTATCGATAAAATGCAAAAAGGTACAGTATTAGTAAACTGTGCACGTGGCTCAATTGTTGATAAAGATGCTGTAACTGAAGCAGTTAAAGATGGTCATATCAGATATGGTGGCGACGTTTGGTTCCCACAACCAGCACCAAAAGATCATCCTTGGCGCTCACTTAAAAATTCAGGTATGACTGTGCACTATTCAGGTATGACTGTTGAAGCACAAAAACGTATTCAAAAAGGTGTCGAAGAAATGTTGACTAATGCAATGGAAGGCACTTCAATCCGTCCTGAATATGTAATTGTCGACAATAATAAAGTAGCGAGTCAAAGTTACCAAACTAAAAAAGATAAATAA